From the genome of Aspergillus oryzae RIB40 DNA, chromosome 4:
GTGGATACGGAtttcctggagaaggaggactATCTTAcggtgttgaagaagaagcataGCAAGACGGGAGAGGAGTCGCGATATGCGGGAACTGTCCTGGGAAAGAATGCGGAGGAGCATCCGATTGTGATCGAGGGCGGTGCGCCGAGTATCCAGGAATGGGGATCGCAGGTGCGATCGCGGGCGCCATATTTTGCGGAGAGTGATTCGTCTGGGGTTAGTAGTGCGCCGAGCAATTTGTCGGATGGGGAGGGAATGGATGTGTGAAGAAGTCGCGCTTAGGGAGGATGTTTTTCTCGCTTTTGAGGATTGACATCTGCTAACAACGGAAGCTCCATGGTGGAAGGACCAGCTTattggagatgttggagTCTCCTTTGCTCCTATACATACGCTCACGCTTCTTTCTGGGTAACGGACGATAAAGACAGAAGCTCTGTTAGGCAACACGCTGTCCTTGGCCAAGGGAGCAATTGGTCGCGGGCTTGCTCGACTCGGCATTATTCCAGCCCGTACGGATGGCCAACATGTTTATGCATCCGGCCGATCTTCTCGACATGAGGATGGACGCGTCCAGACCTCAAAAATATGGCGGTCCGGCGTGTCGACATATATATCCTGCACTGGATGCAATTCAAATAAGGGTATGAGATTGAGGCTACTAGCAGAGTGATAAGCGGGCCATATGAAGGATATACCACTCAATTCGCCATGAATCTATAGCTATAGTATCAATGAGTGAGTACAAGCGAGAGACGAGCTACTCAAAACCAATAATAATACAAGAATCACCAATTATTCAAGCTCCATTGTAGCAAACCTTGCAATTGCCCTAGTCAACACCAAGTCTTGGCCGCCATGACATCAACGCCCAAACCGCCCGAACCTCAGTTTaacttcatctccaactccaccaacAAACAACCACCACGAAAAACACCGCCCACACAATGGTCTACGCCTTCACCCTCCCCACAACTTCCCATCTCTCCTTTCAAACCCACCTAACCTCGACCACACACCCATCCCTCCCCCAAGCTGCCTCAACAGCCCGCCACGCCCTCCGCACAGCACTAAAGACACACAAACGCCTACCCCGCGGACCGCAACAAGACGCCCACCTCTCgaccctcctcaccaccctaACCGACTACCTCCCATACCTAACCGCCATAACAAACAGTCTAACCAGCACGCGCCTCCCGGAAACGCCCTCCGAGGAAATCGAAATCGCCCTCCACAGCGAACCCGAACCCTCATGGCGCCCCACCCTCACCTCCGCCTCCCTCACCTTGAAACAGCCCCGACCAAAAGGCCTAGGCCTTGAATACGAGCTAGCCTTCGTCCTCACAACATACGCCTACGTGCTCAGCAAATTAGCCCACACCACCGTAACCCGCATCCTCTACGCCcccacaaccccaaccccagaAGCCCGCACCGCGGCCATAACAACAGCCACAAAACACCTCCTCCAAGCAAGCGCAATCCACTCTCTCCTCGCTACATCCCCGGCCTTCGCTCATGTCTCTCGCTCTGTGTCCTCCGCCCCGGGAATCGTCCCTGACCTGGACCCCGCCGCGCAAGCTGCTCTAGCGTCCCTCGCCCTGGCGGAGGCGACCCTCCTCGCTGTGCTCAAGGACGACTCCTACGTGTCTGCGTGTATCCAGGCCCGCAACCCCAATGACAAGGAGTGGATGGTCCGCGCGCCGGAGATCCCGAAAGTGCGCGCGCACTTGTTCGCCAGATTGTGTATTCGCGCCGCGGAGTATGCCGAGCAAGCGGCTGCCGGATTGGGTGCCGTTGGGGCGCAGGGACGGGCCGGCATCGAGGAGGATTTGATCAAGTATGTGCGTGTGCTGGGGAGGGTTGCGCGTGCGCGCGCGTGTCGGttttttggggttgatgcGGAGCTGGCGGGGAAGATTGGGGAGGGGATTGCGTGGTTGCGGGCTGCGAAGGCGGCGCTTGGGGTTAGGGGGGAGAAGCAGGAGAATGAAGTGAAGAGTAGGGGGTTTTCGAGGTTGAAGCAGGGGTGGATGGAGCGGAGGGAGGAgcggaagatggagaaggacgcggggaggatggagaagggggagttGGGGCCTGGGGATAATGCTGGccgggaggaggagggaagggTTATTGAGATGTTGGAGACGAAGTGGGTGAGGATGAATGATACGGTGGGTTTATTTTTGCTTGTGGTATCGTGTTGAGGGTTCTTTGCTGACAGGAGTCTTTAGATCAATACGCAGCTGATTCCGCCGTCGTCGGATCTTGTGGCGAACTTGCCGTCTGGTCGAGATATTCATTCTGCTCCGGGAGCCTATAGGCTCCAGGCTTTGGACGATGAGGAATTGGTACGCATGCGTGCTCCGCCGGTGGAGGACGAGTTCGGACCGGGCAGTGATGTGGATGATAGTGAGGAGGAATCTGGTCTGGCGAGAGATACGCCGAGCACGGTCCCTGAACGGACTGATAGTGCTTATTATTGATACCCTGGGATTGTTCCATGAGCAGAGAACATAGTGTATAGATGTGTACATGGTGCATAGTACATGAGTACATAGCCGAAGCTCGTACAGTCAAAAGCAGTGATATGAAGGACTTGAATCAAAGCAACCATTCTATGATCACATGAACCCATACCCTAACATAACCACCAACATCTACCTCCCTCAACCCTGAAAACCACCATAACCCCCAAACTCAACTCAACCCAACCAATCCATTTTGAACCAATccaatcaaagaagaaagagacaaggaagaaaggggaaaaaatGATACAATTGATCTAGAAAAACAGcctaacaaagaaaataaaacccGTCCTATACTCAATCCAATTCaattcattccattccagcGCACAAAATCCACCTAAGCACTCTTCTCGAAATagttcttctcctggaacaGGTAACCCTTGATCTTGCGCTCCTTCAACAGCTCAAAGTACTTCTCTAGAGGTCCAATATTAGCATATATCCAGTTTCAAGCATCTTAATCCATTTCAATTCTCGAAGCAAGTCCCATTGGACCAATTCCCAGTCTCAATCCCCAGTTCCGAAGTAGACACCCAAAccatatcaacaacccaTACCACAAAcccaacctcaaccccaaagacaaagcaagcaagcaatcaagaaagaaaaggaaaagaaaaccaaccTCTCAAAGCCCCACACTTCTCCAAATGATTCACGCCCTCGCGCGCATAGCACTTCCCCAATTCCTCACCGACGAGACGAGACATCATGCTGCGGACCCATTGCTCACGGATAATGGCGTCACGGGCGTTGTGGACGGCGACGTTGTCTTCGAAGTCGACGCCCTCGTAGGTTGGGGGCACGGTGGGCTTCTTGGCGAGGAAGGCGGCGGACTCGGGGGTGGGCATTTTGGCGGGCTTTTTTTTGGGATTTTGGTTCTTCGTAGGTGGGAAGGTTTGGCCGGGGTGCTGGACGCGGGGAGGGCGTTGGGAAGTTGGTGATCTCGGATTCGAGAGTTGGATGTGCCTTTTCTGATGTCGTCGGGGTTCCGGAGTTATGTGCAATTGGTGGGTGGTGATTGGTGGGCGGTCTGGGCGGTCTGGGGGCTTGAGTGTACTGCTACGGGGGCGTTTAGGGACCTTTTGTGCAGAGTGGTTTTGATGTCACGTGAGGATGTATATACATCGCATTCGGAAGATTATTTTCAATTAGTCCCGCTATTGATGAAGGAAAACATGCTCAAATTGATTAAAATTCATCTGTCTATAGCCATAATTATCTcgtaagaaaagaaacgcTTGCCGATCAATGATAGCCCTTCTTCGGGCAGTGTACAGTACATCCAAATGCAAGCCATGTGTAACAAAAGTATGTCGTCCAAATACGCCGGAATATCGTCAGAATTGTCCCACAGCAAGTACAATACGGTCATCAAATCACCCATCGGGCGACATATACAGCGAGCCAAAGATCATCCGCGGCCGATCATGCACGAGCCATTTACGTGGTGTAACGGGGTGACTTTTATGATTGCGGCGAATTATCTTGCCGCCCAAAGAACTTCTCGTAGAGTTCTGTCGCCTTGTCTTCTACGCGCTCCCGCCATGGCCGGTTGATCGCCTGGCTGATGCGGCGATACTCCCACAGCTCTGACCAGCAGTCGCGGCCATAGCCACAGCCGGCAAGATTCACCATAAAGTCACCTGCGCCTTCAACAAAGTGAATATCTGGATCACCCCCGTCTCCACAGGCGCCAGGCGGATACGAATTCATATACCGCTGAGGTAGGAATCCAACGTGGCTGCGGATCCACGGCTCATTGGTATACAAGTATTCCAGGGCATCCTGTTCCTTGTGCTCCCACTCCATATGTTTCTGTTCATACATGACGGGATCCCACCAGATGTCTAGTAGACGCTCCGACCACACTGATCGTCGCATGAAGAAGGAACCCAAGCTGAAACCACTGCAGTCTTGCGACAGCACCATCTGGATCGATGATGGGTCTCCATCGCCCACCGGTGAGCGTGAAACGTCATCAAGATACGCCCCCGTCGGCGGGTGGCTGATGTTCAACGGATTGTAGACATTGATATCCCGGTACGAGATGTCGCCCAGACGGTTGAAAATGTGGTCTTGCAGGGAATAGGATGACTCTACGATCCACGTATTTAGGTCCACCCACCAGAACCTAGGAGCAATAGTCAGCCAGCATCTAGGGTACCCAACAGCAGTAGAACGTACCATTCCGCGTGGGGATACTTGCGCATGGTCTCGCGGATAATGTCGACCTTCTCCCAGCTTTCGCGCCATTCATGCGAATACCGCTTCTTCGCCAACATGTTCACTACTTCCAGCTCGTATCCCCACTGTTTCGCATATTCTTGCTTATTTCGAATGCTGTTGCGCTCCACCGCCCACTCACGGGCGCCCTTCAATTCCATCACGCCACCCTCCACATTGGATTCAAGAATGATTACAAACTTGCTTCCGCCGCCAAACGATGATCGTCGATAGCGCTCGAGGAAAGCT
Proteins encoded in this window:
- a CDS encoding putative alpha-1,6-mannosyltransferase subunit (subunit of Golgi mannosyltransferase complex) produces the protein MLRRRRLRLLIALILVLVGYFYFWTSFLERYRRSSFGGGSKFVIILESNVEGGVMELKGAREWAVERNSIRNKQEYAKQWGYELEVVNMLAKKRYSHEWRESWEKVDIIRETMRKYPHAEWFWWVDLNTWIVESSYSLQDHIFNRLGDISYRDINVYNPLNISHPPTGAYLDDVSRSPVGDGDPSSIQMVLSQDCSGFSLGSFFMRRSVWSERLLDIWWDPVMYEQKHMEWEHKEQDALEYLYTNEPWIRSHVGFLPQRYMNSYPPGACGDGGDPDIHFVEGAGDFMVNLAGCGYGRDCWSELWEYRRISQAINRPWRERVEDKATELYEKFFGRQDNSPQS
- a CDS encoding pH-signaling protein PalC (predicted protein), coding for MVYAFTLPTTSHLSFQTHLTSTTHPSLPQAASTARHALRTALKTHKRLPRGPQQDAHLSTLLTTLTDYLPYLTAITNSLTSTRLPETPSEEIEIALHSEPEPSWRPTLTSASLTLKQPRPKGLGLEYELAFVLTTYAYVLSKLAHTTVTRILYAPTTPTPEARTAAITTATKHLLQASAIHSLLATSPAFAHVSRSVSSAPGIVPDLDPAAQAALASLALAEATLLAVLKDDSYVSACIQARNPNDKEWMVRAPEIPKVRAHLFARLCIRAAEYAEQAAAGLGAVGAQGRAGIEEDLIKYVRVLGRVARARACRFFGVDAELAGKIGEGIAWLRAAKAALGVRGEKQENEVKSRGFSRLKQGWMERREERKMEKDAGRMEKGELGPGDNAGREEEGRVIEMLETKWVRMNDTINTQLIPPSSDLVANLPSGRDIHSAPGAYRLQALDDEELVRMRAPPVEDEFGPGSDVDDSEEESGLARDTPSTVPERTDSAYY
- a CDS encoding putative NADH-ubiquinone oxidoreductase 12 kda subunit (predicted protein), with translation MPTPESAAFLAKKPTVPPTYEGVDFEDNVAVHNARDAIIREQWVRSMMSRLVGEELGKCYAREGVNHLEKCGALREKYFELLKERKIKGYLFQEKNYFEKSA